One Fundidesulfovibrio putealis DSM 16056 DNA segment encodes these proteins:
- the chrA gene encoding chromate efflux transporter, with amino-acid sequence MTPSPSVWRIFLTYLRIGASAFGGPGMLPFIRNRLVDRLGWFTNDEFKTGLALVQSIPGGPLVQLAAYLGHAKAGLPGALAAFAGFALPAWAMITAFAIIYQKTADLPAMLGALVGLKVVVVAVCFMASLDFLGRYARTAMQRGLAGGACVLFLIGLKPFMLILGGAIIGVLTFKGEPRKPHIANGEPQSWKTPLALLGLYVLFLVGCALLESPMLRFALSMGKVDLLSFGGFGAFPMMYAEVVRARGWLDERTFMDAMAMSQVTPGPFLLVSAFVGYQLKGMLGAVIGGIAVFAPSFLMVMAAIRMKDSVLSSDWAHKALAGVLAILSGLILAVAVSFAKAVDWQWPQGVLLVLALAALARKVDILWVVLGGALASALLF; translated from the coding sequence ATGACCCCATCCCCCAGCGTCTGGCGCATCTTTTTGACGTATCTGCGAATCGGCGCGTCCGCTTTCGGCGGCCCCGGTATGTTGCCTTTTATCCGGAATCGGCTGGTGGACCGCCTGGGCTGGTTCACCAACGACGAATTCAAGACCGGGCTGGCCCTGGTGCAGTCCATCCCCGGCGGACCGCTGGTGCAACTGGCCGCCTACCTGGGCCACGCCAAGGCCGGGCTCCCCGGCGCGCTGGCGGCCTTCGCCGGGTTCGCCCTGCCAGCCTGGGCCATGATTACCGCTTTTGCAATTATCTACCAGAAAACCGCCGACCTGCCCGCCATGCTGGGGGCGCTGGTGGGCCTGAAAGTCGTCGTTGTCGCGGTGTGCTTCATGGCCAGCCTGGACTTCCTGGGCCGTTACGCCAGGACAGCCATGCAGCGCGGCCTGGCTGGCGGCGCGTGCGTGCTGTTCCTCATAGGCCTCAAGCCGTTCATGCTGATTCTGGGCGGCGCGATAATCGGTGTTCTGACCTTCAAGGGTGAGCCCCGCAAGCCCCACATCGCAAACGGCGAGCCCCAGAGCTGGAAGACCCCGCTGGCCCTTCTGGGGCTTTACGTCCTGTTCCTGGTAGGCTGCGCGCTGCTGGAGTCCCCCATGCTGCGCTTCGCCCTGTCCATGGGCAAGGTGGATCTTCTGTCCTTCGGCGGGTTCGGGGCCTTCCCCATGATGTACGCCGAGGTGGTGCGGGCCAGGGGCTGGCTGGACGAGCGCACCTTCATGGACGCCATGGCCATGTCCCAGGTGACGCCCGGTCCGTTTCTGCTGGTGTCGGCCTTTGTGGGCTACCAGCTCAAGGGGATGCTTGGCGCGGTGATCGGCGGCATCGCCGTGTTCGCGCCGTCGTTTCTCATGGTGATGGCGGCCATCCGCATGAAGGACAGCGTTTTGTCCTCGGACTGGGCGCACAAGGCTCTGGCAGGCGTGTTGGCCATACTGTCCGGGCTTATCCTGGCCGTGGCCGTGAGCTTCGCCAAAGCCGTGGACTGGCAATGGCCCCAGGGCGTCCTGCTGGTGCTGGCGCTTGCCGCCCTGGCCAGGAAGGTGGACATCCTCTGGGTGGTGCTGGGAGGAGCCCTGGCCAGCGCGCTGCTGTTCTGA
- a CDS encoding ammonium transporter — MIQAGDTAFILICAALVLLMTPGLALFYGGMVRRKNVLGTLMQSFIMISLVTIEWVYLGYSMSFGPDVSGIIGDLSWAGLAGVGAAPNPDYAPTIPHAVFMIYQCMFAVITPALITGAFAERVRFSSFVVFSVAWAVLVYNPVCHWVWGNGGFLKAMGVLDFAGGIVVHLTCGAAALASVMVIGPRKDHGRRQFFPHSLPMTLLGTGLLWFGWFGFNAGSALAADGVAGSAFVATHLGGMAGMAMWTVVEWFYQGKPTTLGAASGAVAGLATITPAAGFVTANSAVLIGLTAGFCCYWAVVLKSKLHFDDSLDVVGIHGLGGVIGTLMAGLLATKGVNPNGADGLFYGNAAQLGVQALGIAIVGVYAFAVSYVVLKLVNAFMGLRVSPDNEGIGLDVAEHNEAAYSE; from the coding sequence ATGATCCAGGCCGGTGACACCGCGTTCATCCTTATCTGCGCCGCCCTCGTCCTGCTTATGACGCCCGGTCTGGCCCTGTTCTACGGGGGCATGGTCCGGCGCAAGAACGTGCTCGGCACCCTGATGCAGAGCTTCATCATGATCTCGCTCGTCACCATCGAGTGGGTCTATCTGGGCTACTCCATGAGCTTCGGCCCCGACGTGTCCGGCATCATCGGCGACCTCTCCTGGGCCGGGCTCGCAGGCGTCGGAGCCGCCCCCAACCCCGACTACGCGCCCACCATTCCCCACGCCGTGTTCATGATCTACCAGTGCATGTTCGCGGTGATCACCCCGGCGCTCATCACCGGAGCCTTCGCCGAGCGCGTTCGCTTCAGCTCCTTCGTGGTGTTCAGCGTGGCCTGGGCGGTGCTTGTGTACAACCCGGTGTGCCACTGGGTGTGGGGCAACGGCGGGTTCCTGAAGGCCATGGGCGTGCTGGATTTCGCGGGCGGCATCGTGGTGCACCTGACCTGCGGCGCGGCGGCGCTGGCCTCGGTCATGGTCATCGGGCCCCGCAAGGACCACGGCAGGCGTCAGTTCTTCCCCCACAGCCTGCCCATGACGCTTCTGGGCACCGGGCTCCTGTGGTTCGGCTGGTTCGGCTTCAACGCGGGCAGCGCCCTGGCCGCCGACGGCGTTGCCGGGTCGGCCTTCGTGGCCACGCACCTGGGCGGCATGGCGGGCATGGCCATGTGGACCGTGGTGGAGTGGTTCTACCAGGGCAAGCCCACGACGCTTGGCGCGGCCTCAGGCGCGGTGGCGGGCCTTGCCACCATCACACCGGCTGCCGGGTTCGTCACGGCCAACTCCGCCGTGCTCATCGGCCTGACCGCCGGGTTCTGCTGCTACTGGGCCGTGGTGCTCAAATCCAAGCTGCACTTCGACGACAGCCTGGACGTGGTGGGCATCCACGGCCTTGGCGGCGTGATCGGCACGCTCATGGCCGGTCTTCTGGCCACCAAGGGGGTCAACCCCAACGGCGCGGACGGCCTGTTCTACGGCAACGCGGCCCAGCTTGGCGTCCAGGCCCTTGGCATCGCCATCGTGGGAGTGTATGCTTTTGCGGTGAGTTACGTGGTGCTCAAGCTGGTCAACGCCTTCATGGGCCTGCGCGTCTCGCCGGACAACGAAGGCATCGGCCTGGATGTGGCCGAACACAACGAAGCCGCCTACAGCGAATAA
- a CDS encoding P-II family nitrogen regulator yields the protein MKKIEIITRPHIVEDVKQALTAMGVLGMTVTQVKGFGRQRGHTEIYRGAEYQVDFVPKVKIEVVIDDERVAAVLDAVTKAARTGQVGDGKIFVMPVDDIVRIRTGETGHDAI from the coding sequence ATGAAGAAGATCGAGATCATAACGCGCCCCCACATCGTGGAGGACGTGAAGCAGGCTTTGACCGCCATGGGCGTCCTGGGCATGACCGTCACCCAGGTGAAGGGATTCGGACGCCAGCGAGGCCACACCGAGATCTACCGTGGAGCCGAGTATCAGGTTGATTTCGTGCCCAAGGTCAAGATCGAGGTGGTCATCGACGACGAGCGCGTCGCCGCCGTGCTTGACGCCGTGACCAAGGCCGCCCGCACCGGGCAGGTAGGCGACGGCAAGATCTTCGTGATGCCCGTGGACGACATCGTGCGCATCCGCACCGGAGAGACCGGGCACGACGCCATCTAG
- a CDS encoding MarC family protein encodes MTLASAIILLILVMDPLGNIPFFVSVLKKVPRERKRRVIARELVIALCVLVFFLFLGPQLLKLLGISGPSLSIAGGIVLLLIAIKMVFPSHDDLVEEEHAEPLVVPLAIPYVAGPSSLATVMLMASGEPSRWADWLLALVCAWLATGLVLLLSVELEKLLGKRGMVALERLMGMILTAIAVEMALTGVADFLAAHAAGK; translated from the coding sequence ATGACGCTTGCATCCGCCATCATCCTGCTGATTCTGGTCATGGACCCCCTGGGGAACATCCCGTTCTTCGTCTCGGTGCTGAAAAAAGTGCCGCGGGAGCGAAAGCGCCGGGTGATCGCGCGCGAGCTGGTCATCGCGCTGTGCGTGCTGGTATTCTTCCTGTTTCTCGGGCCGCAGCTCCTGAAACTGTTGGGCATCTCCGGGCCGTCGCTCAGCATCGCCGGGGGCATCGTGCTGTTGCTCATCGCCATCAAGATGGTCTTCCCCAGCCACGACGACCTAGTGGAGGAGGAGCACGCCGAGCCTCTGGTGGTGCCGCTCGCGATCCCCTACGTGGCCGGGCCGTCGTCCCTGGCCACGGTGATGCTCATGGCCAGCGGCGAGCCCTCGCGCTGGGCGGACTGGCTTCTGGCGCTGGTCTGCGCCTGGCTGGCCACCGGGCTGGTGCTGCTCTTGTCAGTGGAGCTTGAGAAGCTCTTGGGCAAGCGCGGCATGGTCGCCCTGGAGCGGCTCATGGGCATGATATTGACCGCCATCGCCGTGGAGATGGCCCTGACCGGCGTGGCCGACTTTCTGGCCGCCCACGCGGCGGGGAAGTAG
- a CDS encoding bifunctional riboflavin kinase/FAD synthetase, translated as MIVARTFDDLEGVLTSSCLTIGNFDGVHLAHQKLLHRVRERAKVLNAVSLAVTFEPHPRRVLLGKEAPPRLTTPDVKLELIAECGIEACLVLPFTRAFAALEPEEFVRDCLVRDLGMKELIIGHDWAFGKGRSGDYATLGKLGRSMGFLLERLGPVMVEDAVVSSTRIRDMLLSGDVWDVKPLLGRFHKVRGEVIHGADRGGKLLGFPTANVDARDQLLPKSGVYAVWLSKGEQTWAGVANIGTNPTFGGDHLSLEAHIFDYCGDLYGKSVDLHFVQRLRSEKKFSGIEELKARITEDAALARRILEEPEAGL; from the coding sequence ATGATCGTAGCCCGTACATTCGACGACCTCGAAGGCGTCCTGACCAGCTCCTGCCTGACCATCGGCAACTTCGACGGCGTGCACCTGGCCCACCAGAAGCTCCTGCACCGCGTGCGCGAACGCGCCAAGGTCCTGAACGCGGTCAGCCTGGCCGTCACCTTCGAGCCGCATCCGCGCCGGGTGCTGCTCGGCAAGGAGGCCCCCCCGCGCCTGACCACCCCTGACGTGAAGCTTGAGCTGATCGCCGAGTGCGGCATCGAGGCCTGTCTGGTGTTGCCCTTCACCCGCGCCTTCGCGGCGCTGGAGCCGGAGGAGTTCGTGCGCGACTGCCTGGTGCGCGACCTGGGCATGAAGGAGCTTATCATCGGCCACGACTGGGCCTTCGGGAAAGGGCGCAGCGGCGACTACGCCACCCTGGGCAAGCTTGGCCGCAGCATGGGATTTCTGCTGGAACGCCTGGGCCCGGTGATGGTGGAAGACGCGGTGGTGAGCTCCACGCGCATCCGGGACATGCTGCTTTCTGGCGACGTATGGGACGTTAAGCCGCTTTTGGGCCGCTTCCACAAGGTGCGCGGCGAGGTTATTCACGGCGCGGACCGGGGCGGCAAACTTCTGGGCTTCCCCACGGCCAACGTGGACGCGCGCGATCAGCTGCTGCCCAAATCCGGCGTATACGCAGTATGGCTCTCCAAGGGCGAGCAGACCTGGGCGGGGGTGGCCAACATCGGCACCAACCCCACCTTCGGCGGCGACCACCTGAGCCTGGAGGCCCACATCTTCGACTACTGCGGGGACCTTTACGGCAAATCCGTGGACCTGCACTTCGTGCAGCGACTGCGCAGCGAGAAGAAGTTTTCGGGCATCGAGGAGCTCAAGGCGCGCATCACCGAGGATGCGGCCCTGGCCCGGCGCATCCTGGAAGAGCCGGAAGCCGGGCTGTAG
- a CDS encoding ABC transporter substrate-binding protein: MRVVGIVLFTTNNVETVDGFKEGMAALGWVEGVSVRYVYPEAASDARTLAENVREVLAAKPDLLFASPTPAAMASRKAAAPLGIPVIFAPVNNPVAAGLVENLARPEANVTGVGLAPSEGRRLQSLVSLRPGMRVVSVPYNPADVSAQASLEQLGRCSKELGVSIKPVPMREHDTPEDLDTIIPADADAVFLPRDAMVMSHYKTFNDLAVRRRIPMSTPRLDQVEDGVLTGYGFIGREIGRQSASMAHQVLMGTNVSNVPVETARDFLFLNLGTAQAIGLDVPDSILRQTHYVFRPEEPQQ; the protein is encoded by the coding sequence GTGCGCGTGGTCGGAATCGTGCTGTTCACCACCAACAACGTGGAAACCGTGGACGGTTTCAAGGAAGGCATGGCCGCTCTGGGTTGGGTGGAAGGGGTTTCCGTGCGCTACGTATACCCCGAAGCCGCCTCTGACGCCCGGACGCTCGCCGAGAACGTGCGCGAGGTGCTGGCAGCCAAGCCGGACCTGCTGTTCGCGTCGCCTACCCCCGCTGCCATGGCCTCCCGGAAGGCAGCCGCCCCGCTTGGGATTCCCGTCATCTTCGCTCCAGTGAACAATCCCGTCGCGGCGGGACTTGTGGAGAATCTTGCACGGCCCGAGGCCAACGTCACCGGAGTCGGCCTGGCCCCGAGCGAGGGGCGCAGGCTCCAGTCGCTCGTCTCGCTGCGCCCCGGCATGCGCGTCGTCTCCGTGCCCTACAATCCCGCCGACGTGAGCGCCCAGGCCTCCCTGGAACAGCTCGGGCGGTGTTCGAAGGAACTGGGGGTGAGCATCAAGCCGGTCCCCATGCGGGAGCACGACACGCCCGAGGACCTGGATACGATCATCCCCGCGGATGCGGACGCCGTGTTCCTTCCCCGCGACGCCATGGTCATGTCGCACTACAAGACCTTCAACGACCTGGCCGTGCGCCGCCGCATCCCCATGTCCACGCCCCGGCTGGACCAGGTGGAGGACGGCGTGCTGACCGGCTACGGCTTCATCGGCAGGGAGATAGGCAGGCAGTCCGCGTCCATGGCGCATCAGGTGCTCATGGGCACGAATGTGTCCAACGTGCCCGTGGAGACCGCGCGGGATTTCCTGTTTTTGAACCTGGGCACGGCGCAGGCAATAGGCCTTGACGTTCCGGACTCGATACTGCGGCAGACGCACTACGTGTTCAGGCCGGAGGAGCCGCAGCAATGA
- a CDS encoding PAS domain-containing protein → MNRLGSLLFIMLLGVAVAPMLALGLLLGWKGYANQLENEHRYASSLAADAGSRLTREMGRVAQDALSLGRFRDLFALTPAEMADNLMEFLAFESAIREVALLDAQGMQLARAGAFKAHSLQERRDYSANKSFQDAVSSAVPMFSLARVDPDVNEPLMDLFVPFVDPRSGKVQGVAACTLKLSLLHDLTRELSVLPHQQVLITSGGRVVAAPNMGTVLAGITYAPVNAPGIQFGPQGGKVVTGSYSTEIGGQDFTAVAVLDAEHAMKPYFHSVGIYLLVFSGGLLLAAATAYAARQRLMAPLAMLTDTARAIRNGDLSARARGEGLYETQQLADSFNDMTSRLVGSLQKLSDEAASREAAQAALRESQERLDLALAAVSDGLWDWQVESGLTYFSARWFSMLGYEPGELPSHYETWRSLLHPQDVVRAQDTVRSHMQSGVGFEMEVRMHCKDGSWKWVLSRGRVVAWGPDGEPLRVVGTHTDITERRHMLDMMVQSEKMLSVGGLAAGMAHEINNPLSGIIQSAQVVLSRLASDSRANREAALASGCTLEALREFAKRRDIKGMVESMRDSAVRAARIVGDMLEFSRKSTSEEVLVDVNTLLDKSVELSSADYDLKKKYDFRHIAIVRDYARDLPQVRCSAPQIEQVLVNLLRNAAQALSVGTCDGAPPRIMLRTSFCDGHVCIGVQDNGPGIPEEQRGRIFEPFFTTKPVGEGTGLGLSVSYFIVANNHQGAFELETPPEGGTRFVVKLPA, encoded by the coding sequence ATGAACCGGCTGGGATCGCTCCTGTTCATCATGCTCCTTGGGGTCGCGGTGGCCCCCATGCTGGCCCTGGGCCTGCTTCTGGGCTGGAAGGGGTATGCGAACCAGCTGGAGAACGAGCATCGGTACGCATCCAGTCTGGCGGCGGACGCCGGATCGCGCCTCACCCGCGAGATGGGCCGGGTAGCCCAGGACGCCCTCTCCCTGGGGCGCTTCCGTGACCTCTTCGCCTTGACGCCCGCCGAGATGGCCGACAACCTCATGGAATTCCTGGCCTTCGAGTCGGCAATTCGGGAGGTTGCCCTGCTCGACGCGCAGGGAATGCAGCTCGCCAGGGCCGGGGCTTTCAAGGCCCACTCGCTCCAGGAGCGCCGCGATTATTCCGCAAACAAGAGCTTCCAGGACGCCGTATCCAGCGCCGTCCCCATGTTCTCGCTGGCGCGGGTGGACCCGGACGTCAACGAGCCGCTCATGGACTTGTTCGTGCCGTTCGTTGATCCCCGCTCGGGAAAGGTCCAGGGCGTGGCGGCATGCACGCTCAAGCTCTCCCTGCTGCACGATCTGACCCGGGAGCTCTCCGTGCTCCCGCACCAGCAGGTGCTGATCACGTCGGGCGGCCGCGTGGTGGCGGCGCCCAACATGGGCACCGTGCTGGCCGGGATCACCTACGCCCCGGTCAACGCTCCAGGCATTCAGTTCGGTCCTCAGGGGGGCAAGGTTGTGACGGGCTCCTATTCCACCGAGATCGGCGGGCAAGACTTCACCGCCGTGGCGGTGCTGGATGCAGAGCACGCCATGAAGCCGTATTTTCATTCCGTGGGGATTTATCTCCTGGTGTTTTCAGGCGGCCTGCTGCTGGCGGCGGCGACGGCTTATGCGGCCAGGCAGCGTCTGATGGCACCCCTGGCCATGCTCACCGACACGGCCCGCGCCATCCGCAACGGCGACCTGTCTGCCAGGGCGCGGGGCGAAGGGCTCTACGAGACGCAGCAGCTGGCGGATAGCTTCAACGACATGACCTCGCGGCTGGTGGGGTCGCTCCAGAAGCTGAGCGATGAAGCGGCCAGCCGCGAGGCCGCCCAGGCCGCCCTGAGGGAAAGCCAGGAGCGCCTCGACCTTGCCCTGGCGGCGGTGAGCGACGGTCTCTGGGACTGGCAGGTGGAGTCCGGGCTCACCTACTTCAGCGCCCGCTGGTTCAGCATGCTTGGCTACGAGCCAGGAGAACTCCCCTCCCACTACGAGACCTGGCGCTCCCTGCTGCACCCTCAGGATGTGGTCCGCGCGCAGGACACTGTGCGCAGCCACATGCAAAGCGGCGTCGGGTTCGAAATGGAAGTGCGCATGCACTGCAAGGACGGCAGCTGGAAATGGGTTCTGAGCCGGGGGCGGGTGGTGGCGTGGGGGCCTGACGGCGAACCCTTGCGCGTGGTGGGCACGCACACGGACATCACCGAGCGCAGGCACATGCTGGACATGATGGTCCAGTCCGAGAAGATGCTCTCGGTCGGGGGCCTCGCGGCGGGGATGGCCCACGAGATCAACAACCCGCTGAGCGGCATCATCCAGAGCGCCCAGGTGGTCCTGTCGCGCCTCGCGTCCGACTCCCGGGCCAACCGGGAGGCCGCCCTGGCGTCCGGCTGCACGCTCGAGGCCCTGCGCGAGTTCGCCAAGAGGCGCGACATCAAGGGGATGGTCGAGTCCATGCGCGATTCCGCGGTCCGGGCCGCTCGCATCGTGGGGGACATGCTGGAATTCAGCCGCAAAAGCACCTCGGAAGAGGTCCTGGTGGACGTAAACACCCTGCTGGACAAAAGCGTGGAGCTCTCCTCCGCCGACTATGACCTGAAGAAGAAATACGATTTCCGCCACATCGCCATTGTGCGCGACTACGCCAGGGACCTGCCCCAGGTGCGCTGCTCCGCGCCGCAGATAGAGCAGGTGCTGGTCAATCTTCTTCGCAATGCGGCCCAGGCCCTCTCCGTGGGAACGTGCGACGGCGCGCCTCCCAGGATCATGCTGCGCACGAGCTTTTGCGACGGCCACGTCTGCATCGGCGTCCAGGACAACGGCCCCGGCATTCCGGAGGAACAGCGTGGACGAATCTTCGAGCCGTTCTTCACCACAAAGCCCGTGGGCGAGGGGACGGGGCTCGGGCTGTCGGTGTCCTACTTCATCGTGGCCAACAACCATCAGGGAGCCTTCGAGCTGGAGACGCCCCCGGAAGGCGGCACGCGCTTCGTGGTGAAGCTCCCGGCCTGA
- a CDS encoding PEP-CTERM sorting domain-containing protein, which yields MKRAKLILVACALVCSLNIATYARAVVLPNPEVYAISNDMLYTYSAQILTALGYQGFDYSTGSGTQDIAIFTFNNALNNHNLNAGFPVPFQIPNGNPSAWSGTWGDGSGTNAPILVDTLRDYLHSTFGSNINIPVFVFDFNNNTDLFITGQARIWDGAPGGQSSTMIAQFSMDNTNLVVPGASPLPGNNAYDPTSFVTVSTEVQFPYSGTPIIGPIPSSNGSGKADFFAYSPAMDLTLYDNQGYYIDFFFNVAGNTGGGEELFISGRVSTVSAVPEPATMLLMGLGLAGVAVARRRMRKPQ from the coding sequence ATGAAAAGAGCGAAATTGATACTGGTGGCGTGCGCGTTGGTCTGTTCCTTGAACATCGCGACTTATGCCCGGGCGGTCGTCCTTCCTAATCCGGAAGTCTACGCGATAAGCAACGACATGCTCTATACGTATTCGGCCCAGATCCTGACCGCCCTCGGCTACCAGGGCTTCGACTACTCAACAGGCAGCGGTACACAGGATATCGCCATCTTCACTTTCAACAACGCCCTCAACAATCACAACCTGAACGCCGGATTCCCCGTTCCGTTCCAGATCCCCAACGGCAACCCCTCCGCGTGGTCCGGAACCTGGGGTGACGGAAGCGGCACAAACGCTCCGATCCTTGTGGACACCCTGCGGGATTATCTGCACAGCACGTTCGGGTCCAATATTAACATTCCGGTCTTCGTGTTCGACTTCAACAACAATACCGACCTGTTCATCACCGGCCAGGCCAGGATCTGGGACGGAGCCCCCGGCGGACAGAGCAGCACGATGATCGCGCAGTTCTCCATGGACAACACCAATCTGGTGGTGCCCGGCGCTTCGCCGCTTCCCGGAAACAACGCCTACGACCCGACTTCCTTCGTGACGGTTTCAACGGAAGTGCAGTTCCCCTATAGCGGCACTCCCATCATTGGGCCTATTCCTTCCAGCAACGGCAGCGGAAAGGCCGACTTCTTCGCCTACTCCCCGGCCATGGACCTGACCCTGTACGATAACCAGGGCTACTACATCGACTTCTTCTTCAACGTGGCTGGCAACACCGGCGGCGGCGAGGAGCTCTTCATCTCCGGCCGGGTCTCGACCGTTTCGGCTGTCCCCGAACCCGCGACCATGCTGCTCATGGGCCTGGGCCTGGCCGGAGTGGCCGTGGCCAGGCGGCGGATGCGCAAGCCGCAATAG